A stretch of DNA from Plasmodium vinckei vinckei genome assembly, chromosome: PVVCY_07:
tagattattttattaacaaaataaatgaaaaaaacgaTCTATGTAACGAAGAAAATTTTGATGGCGATTTTGCTCAAAGAGACTGTATTTATAAAGGACATGGAAATACCCGATTAATGAATAACAAAGaggaaaatgaagaaaggAAGCAGTTACTTAATAAAACACATGAAGAtgtatcatatatttataaagtaAATGATGATGTTCGACAAGATAAATTAgttattcaaataatttatatatttatacatatttttaatgattacaaacttttttataacttatttccatataatatcataacaaataaatattacaatgttgatttaaataaaggTGAGAATACTATGGATAGCcataatataaacatttttgttaaaaatgtaaaagaGGAAGAAAAAAGTACAAATAATGGAAAATCAGAAAATAAGCGAAAATTTTCGTTttcatttcatttatttaaaaagaaaaaggtGAAGAACGATAAGATGAAAGATAAGAGTAGGGATATAGGTCCAGATACACAAAGAAGTGGTAGTGCTATGAATAAGgataaaatttatacttGTAAAGACTCACAAAGTTATGGTAATATAAACTATACATTTTCTAATCATATTAGCACAAATTCTAAAACAATTGATGTTtctaatataaaacaaaaaaaaaaaaaaaaaaaaaagtttgaaAATTTGGGTGCAGTTATTGAAGTTTTACCCAAAACAAAAAGTAGACATGAAATAGGAAgaaaatatcaaaatataataaaattttatcatttaaaattttcaaatatttatgtttatatttatgctttgaaaaattttatatcgTCTTTGGCTGCATATTCATTAATGTCCTTTATTTTACAAGTAAAGGATAGACATAATGGGAATTTGTTATTTGATGAGTATGGAAATATTGTGCACATAGATTTTGgctatatattaaatatttatccaggtaatttcatttaaatattttacttatatatgaatgtgtgaaattgtttatatattaagatGTTTCCATctcttatataatatatttatttttatattaaaattttttgtaggtttttctataaatttTGAGCTTGCCCCATTTAAGCTCACCAAGGAAATGATTATGCTTTTAACCATCAATAATCAGAGAAAgcaatatttcatttttacatatattcatCTAGTTGTGAAAGGgtatattttgaataataaaatatgtatatagtCTTTGTGCTTTCCCTCTGGCTTTCTTATTTGCTATATCTAATTTCTtgacatatataatactgTATAGATAGAAGCTTAGAGTAAAGAAagtaaaaatttacaagACCTTACTATGAAAATGTATACACAactttatttcattttaatattatttttaggtACTTGCTTTTAAGACAAAAAAGTGATTGGATAATTTCGTGTATAGAAAGTTTATCGAATTCGGAAATTAActgttttaaatataacacCATTGAAAAGTTGAAGTAAGGAAAAATCattaagaataaaataataaaatattatgccATTGCTTCGTGCAATAGGcatgaaaataaatgttgCTATTTTTTCCTAAGTTTATGTATAGTTTTTTCTCTTTGtgtgttttttattattttatttactttccccttattttaatatagaaAACGATTGAACCTGGACAAAAATGACAACGATGCGagtatttttatgattaataaaattcatCAAGCTTACAACAACATAACTACTATTATGTATGATTACattcaaaatattcaaCAAGGAAtacaataattataaaaactgGTACTATAAATTACTGAAATGTGTAAATTTAAAGTTTTCAACCAAACAATTGAATATTAAGTTTGTTTATTCACACAAAAATGGAgggaaatgaaaaagatcATACATGAGAATAAAAACCTAAAGCAAATCACCGCTgctaatattttgttttatttgacaacttgtttgttttaatgtattattacaatattaattcatttgctaacattttcattttttatatttttaaaaatttgtttcGTTATTAActagtatatttttttcgctAAACCCCTTTTATTAATCTAAAAACAAGCATttaaatttctttttttttcatatatttaattcatagttctttatatatacaatttttgaGTAGTTAGGACTCagtatatacattttttaaaaattcgaTCCTATTTATTGTTCTACACAACAttattgaattattttagaTATTAAGTAGTAGACGTTCACATGGAATAGGTCTTATCGTGTTTGTAcgaattaatatattattatcaaatcaataatatgattataaatttaaaaacaaattaaatgaaaggaaacaaacaaaaatcatttataaaatacataCTTACATATGCaggttaaaaaataatacaagtaagtttatacttatattaaaatacatagacaaattatatacaaaacaaactttattaaaaaaaatgtttattacagtaatttaaaatatgccGATgcaagaaaataatttaattttattaatataaacgttacaatattaaaaaactACTATGGAAGACATCCTTATTCCTCACTAATTTTGTCTCTTAACTTAATAAGCATCGCGTGCTTTGCAATATTAATTGCGTAAGTAATGAAAGGGGGATCATTGGGATCAGTAATACGCATCtacagaaaaaaaatggataaatatataaaagaaaatattaaaattttttgtgGATAAGCATGatatatcataaatatatatatttacacagtgacgatattttttgataaattttaaaatgtgtcagcaaaataaaaatgaaatatatagtgaatcaaaattattatattatttacagAATTGATGTAGATAAGATCAATATGGTcgctgttttttttaatgagaTATCCGGATAAGTTAACAAACAATTTTGAGAGTTCTCCATTTCTAATATCCATTTCAGAATTTATATCAGTTTTGAATGAGTTAGCTTCTTTTAAGATAGTGTTTGTACAGGGGTTTTGGTTGAGACTGTTAtgatcatttatatttgctGATGCGTAGACAATTATAGTTGTGTCACGTGATATCTAAAAAGtggataaataaaatacttaTATAAAGTATagtaatatgaaaaataaaatttataaggGAAGGAGGAAAAAATTCTTACTTCAGCTTTTGCGGATaaagcataaaaatatcCTTGGAATGATcgaatatcattttttatacgaTGTTGTACCATTACTAAATTTGGATCATATACACGGACAATTTTTTCtaacaaaatttataattttcatggatataaattgaaatattatgaaattatcaaaatgaaagataagaataatagtaacttaatattttgacaataaaaaacataaatatatcgaATAAAGAATGATAATCACAAATTAAATtgtttcatcattttttaatataccaTTAATAAAGGTGTAACCGGAATCTTTGCAAATATTGGAACTCCATAGcgtgtttattatttcatgatactaataaaaaatacatataatagttattattttttattctaacttaattttataattttgtttttttttattaattcataCCTTATTTGGATGGGAAACTTTAAGATGAAGTTTGTCAATGCTTGAATCGTCTTGAGCTCTCAT
This window harbors:
- a CDS encoding fam-a protein, with the translated sequence MNTGYIKIVFLLLSLVVYGNNKALATEPESVANPLRRFARRNNARKNAILIKNAPPYIFSAAIYEQNKRRLCTDYSETIQANDLMGKAVAHLLYYANIREPYTLYREYDSGATLYSMRAQDDSSIDKLHLKVSHPNKYHEIINTLWSSNICKDSEKIVRVYDPNLVMVQHRIKNDIRSFQGYFYALSAKAEISRDTTIIVYASANINDHNSLNQNPCTNTILKEANSFKTDINSEMDIRNGELSKLFVNLSGYLIKKNSDHIDLIYINSMRITDPNDPPFITYAINIAKHAMLIKLRDKISEE